One region of Eubalaena glacialis isolate mEubGla1 chromosome 6, mEubGla1.1.hap2.+ XY, whole genome shotgun sequence genomic DNA includes:
- the MSL2 gene encoding E3 ubiquitin-protein ligase MSL2 — translation MNPVNATALYISASRLVLNYDPGDPKAFTEINRLLPYFRQSLSCCVCGHLLQDPIAPTNSTCQHYVCKSCKGKKMMMKPSCSWCKDYEQFEENKQLSILVNCYKKLCEYITQTTLARDIIEAVDCSSDILALLNDGSLFCEETEKPSDSSFTLCLTHSPLPSTSEPTTDPQASLSPVSESTLSIAIGSSVINGLPTYNGLSIDRFGINIPSPEHSNTIDVCNTVDIKTEDLSDSLPPVCDTVATDLCSTGIDICSFSEDIKPGDSLLLSVEEVLRSLETVSNTEVCCPNLQPNLEATVSNGPFLQLSSQSLSHNVFMSTSPALHGLSCTAATPKVAKLNRKRSRSESDSEKVQPLPISTIIRGPTLGASAPVTVKRESKISLQPIATVPNGGTTPKISKTVLLSAKSMKKSHEHGSKKSHSKTKPGILKKDKTVKEKIPSHHFMPGSPTKTVYKKPQEKKGCKCGRATQNPSVLTCRGQRCPCYSNRKACLDCICRGCQNSYMANGEKKLEAFAVPEKALEQTRLTLGINVTSIAVRNASTSTSVINVTGSPVTTFLAASTHDDKSLDEAIDMRFDC, via the coding sequence GACATTTGCTACAAGATCCTATTGCACCCACCAACTCCACCTGCCAACACTATGTCTGCAAAAGTTGTAAAGGCAAGAAAATGATGATGAAACCTTCATGTAGCTGGTGCAAAGACTATGAGCAGTTTGAGGAAAACAAGCAGTTAAGCATCCTAGTGAACTGCTACAAAAAACTATGTGAATATATAACACAGACTACATTGGCACGGGATATAATAGAAGCAGTCGACTGTTCTTCTGATATTTTGGCTTTGCTTAATGATGGATCATTGTTTTGTGAGGAGACGGAAAAACCCTCAGATTCATCCTTTACTTTGTGTTTGACACATTCCCCTTTACCTTCGACCTCAGAACCCACAACTGATCCTCAAGCTAGTTTATCTCCAGTATCTGAAAGCACCCTCAGCATTGCTATTGGCAGTTCTGTTATCAATGGTTTGCCTACTTATAATGGGCTTTCAATAGATAGATTTGGTATAAATATTCCTTCACCTGAACATTCAAATACAATTGATGTATGTAACACTGTTGACATAAAAACTGAGGATCTGTCTGACAGTTTGCCACCTGTCTGTGACACGGTAGCCACTGACTTATGCTCCACAGGCATTGATATTTGCAGTTTCAGTGAAGATATAAAACCTGGTGACTCTCTGTTACTGAGTGTTGAGGAAGTACTCCGCAGCTTAGAAACTGTTTCAAACACAGAAGTCTGTTGCCCTAATTTGCAGCCCAACTTGGAAGCCACTGTATCCAATGGACCTTTTCTGCAGCTTTCTTCCCAGTCTCTTAGCCATAATGTTTTTATGTCCACCAGTCCTGCACTTCATGGGTTATCATGTACAGCAGCAACTCCGAAGGTAGCAAAATTGAATAGAAAACGATCCAGATCAGAAAGCGACAGTGAGAAAGTTCAGCCACTTCCAATTTCTACCATTATCCGAGGCCCAACATTGGGGGCATCTGCTCCTGTGACAGTGAAACGGGAGAGCAAAATTTCTCTTCAACCTATAGCAACTGTTCCCAATGGAGGCACAACACCCAAAATCAGCAAAACTGTACTTTTATCTGCTAAAAGCATGAAAAAGAGTCATGAACATGGATCCAAGAAATCTCACTCTAAAACCAAGCCAGGTATtcttaaaaaagacaaaacagtaaAGGAAAAGATTCCTAGTCATCATTTTATGCCAGGAAGTCCTACCAAGACTGTGTATAAAAAACCCCAGGAAAAGAAAGGGTGTAAATGTGGGCGTGCTACTCAAAATCCAAGTGTTCTTACATGTCGCGGCCAACGCTGCCCTTGCTACTCTAACCGCAAAGCCTGCTTAGATTGTATATGTCGTGGCTGCCAAAACTCCTATATGGCCAATGGGGAGAAGAAGCTGGAGGCATTTGCTGTGCCAGAAAAGGCCTTGGAGCAGACCAGGCTTACTTTGGGCATTAACGTGACTAGCATTGCTGTGCGCAATGCTAGTACCAGCACCAGTGTAATTAATGTCACAGGGTCCCCAGTAACAACGTTTTTAGCTGCCAGTACACATGATGATAAAAGTTTGGATGAAGCTATAGACATGAGATTCGACTGTTAA